The Bombus pyrosoma isolate SC7728 linkage group LG3, ASM1482585v1, whole genome shotgun sequence genome has a segment encoding these proteins:
- the LOC122565695 gene encoding somatostatin receptor type 2-like — MNATIISYETTPSMIDYARKMNQEESMIQNCEADLPIVSLVNQILYSIVCIVGLLGNTLVIYVVLRFSKMQTVTNMYIVNLAIADECFLIGIPFLVTTMSLRSWIFGKIMCKAYMTTTSINQFTSSIFLFIMSADRYIAVCHPISSPKIRTPFISKVVSLTAWATSALFMIPIFLYANAMESEKGINCNIYWPNDRGGHTTFTLYTFILGFAIPLILILIFYFLVIRKLQTVGPKNKSKEKKRSHRKVTKLVLTVITVYVLCWLPYWLMQVALIYTPPKQCQSKITITSFLLAGFLSYSNSAMNPILYAFLSDNFKKSFLKACTCAAGKDVNATLHIENSVFPRRNKANAERLQSNRQATSGQSRMELEDEDAERGLLISKTSTTTVTMTSRSNITIGNEPRDQTQREKDAMKNGTQLTLLTQV, encoded by the coding sequence ATGAACGCCACGATAATAAGCTACGAGACGACGCCGAGCATGATCGATTACGCTCGCAAGATGAATCAGGAGGAGTCGATGATCCAGAATTGCGAGGCAGATCTGCCGATCGTCTCGCTGGTCAATCAGATTCTCTACTCTATCGTCTGCATCGTTGGTCTTCTCGGAAATACTCTGGTGATTTACGTGGTGTTACGGTTCTCGAAGATGCAAACAGTGACCAACATGTACATCGTGAACCTGGCTATAGCAGACGAGTGTTTCTTGATAGGAATACCTTTCTTGGTGACCACGATGAGCCTACGTAGCTGGATCTTCGGCAAGATCATGTGCAAAGCGTATATGACTACAACCAGTATCAATCAGTTTACCAGCAGCATCTTCCTTTTCATCATGAGCGCCGATCGTTACATCGCCGTGTGTCATCCGATATCTTCGCCGAAGATTCGTACGCCATTCATCTCCAAAGTGGTCTCTCTAACAGCCTGGGCCACGAGCGCTCTCTTTATGATCCCTATATTTCTGTACGCCAACGCGATGGAGTCTGAGAAAGGAATCAACTGTAACATCTACTGGCCAAACGATCGCGGAGGCCACACTACCTTTACTTTATACACGTTCATCCTAGGCTTCGCCATTCCACTGATTCTCATTCtgatcttttatttcctcGTAATCAGGAAGCTTCAAACGGTCGGACCAAAGAACAAGTCCAAGGAGAAGAAACGATCCCATCGTAAAGTGACCAAGTTAGTGCTGACAGTGATCACGGTGTACGTTTTGTGTTGGCTGCCCTACTGGCTGATGCAAGTGGCGCTGATCTACACTCCACCCAAACAGTGCCAGAGCAAGATCACGATTACCAGTTTCTTACTCGCTGGCTTCCTCAGTTACAGCAACAGCGCGATGAATCCTATCTTATACGCTTTCCTCAGCGACAATTTCAAGAAAAGCTTCTTAAAAGCGTGCACTTGCGCCGCTGGGAAGGACGTGAATGCCACGTTGCATATCGAGAACAGTGTATTTCCACGGAGGAACAAGGCGAACGCTGAAAGGCTTCAGTCGAATCGGCAAGCTACATCCGGTCAATCGAGGATGGAGCTGGAAGACGAAGACGCCGAGAGAGGATTACTGATCAGCAAAACTTCCACGACGACGGTGACCATGACGTCACGATCGAATATTACCATAGGCAACGAGCCGAGAGATCAAAcgcagagagagaaagacgcGATGAAAAATGGGACACAATTGACATTATTGACGCAGGTGTAA